The following are encoded together in the Anaerostipes caccae L1-92 genome:
- a CDS encoding extracellular solute-binding protein yields MKKLLVCMLTCFMAVSLLAGCGKKEEAKTVELDKDNPTVISVWHYYNGAQQEAFESLVSQFNNSDGKDEGIYVETYAQGNVYDLEKTVLNSANKKAGASEMPNIFAAYADTAYQVNKLGLVADLNEYLTKAEIGEYVDNYIEEGELSKAGELKIFPVAKATEVLAVNQTDWEKFSKATGAKTSDLSTIEGLVKTAEKYYKWTDKATKTPNDGKAFYGRDAMANYFFVGAKQQGVDLLTIEKGKCKINFDKKVVRKLWDNYYTPYIKGYFTASGRYRSDDMKMGSLIAFTGSSSGAAYYPKAVTVNDKKSYPIKVRSYEVPKFADEEDYAVQQGAGMVVTKSSDKEIYASVQFLKWFTEAKRNFEFAATSSYLPVKKEANTEKAVEKAMKDEKNEDIKDTVMTAVKTVNNNKMYTPKAAKNGSQIRNILETCLSDKADQDRKAVEKAIKGGMSYEAAVKKYNTDQNFEQWYEKTLKELKTLEG; encoded by the coding sequence ATGAAAAAATTATTAGTTTGTATGCTCACCTGCTTTATGGCAGTTTCGCTGCTTGCAGGGTGCGGAAAAAAAGAAGAAGCAAAGACAGTAGAGCTGGATAAGGATAATCCGACGGTCATCTCTGTCTGGCATTATTACAACGGCGCACAGCAGGAAGCATTTGAAAGCCTGGTGAGCCAGTTTAATAATTCCGATGGAAAAGATGAAGGGATCTATGTCGAGACTTATGCACAGGGCAATGTCTATGATCTTGAGAAGACCGTGCTGAATTCAGCAAATAAAAAGGCTGGAGCCAGTGAGATGCCGAATATTTTTGCAGCCTATGCGGATACGGCATATCAGGTAAACAAGCTTGGACTCGTAGCCGATCTGAACGAATATCTCACAAAAGCCGAGATCGGAGAGTATGTGGATAACTACATCGAGGAAGGAGAACTTTCCAAGGCCGGAGAGTTGAAAATATTTCCTGTGGCAAAGGCTACGGAAGTACTTGCGGTAAACCAGACGGACTGGGAGAAGTTTTCAAAAGCTACCGGAGCAAAAACTTCCGACCTGAGTACAATCGAAGGACTCGTAAAGACTGCGGAAAAGTATTATAAGTGGACGGACAAGGCTACCAAAACTCCGAATGACGGGAAAGCATTTTATGGAAGAGATGCGATGGCAAACTATTTCTTCGTTGGAGCTAAACAGCAGGGAGTGGACCTCTTAACGATTGAAAAAGGAAAGTGTAAAATCAATTTTGATAAGAAAGTAGTGAGAAAACTCTGGGATAATTACTATACTCCATATATCAAAGGTTATTTTACTGCGAGCGGAAGATACAGAAGCGATGATATGAAGATGGGCAGCCTCATCGCGTTTACAGGCTCCAGTTCCGGGGCGGCATATTATCCGAAGGCAGTGACGGTCAATGACAAGAAAAGTTATCCGATCAAGGTAAGATCCTATGAAGTTCCGAAGTTTGCGGATGAAGAAGATTATGCGGTTCAGCAGGGCGCAGGAATGGTCGTCACAAAATCTTCCGATAAAGAAATTTATGCATCTGTTCAATTTTTAAAATGGTTTACCGAGGCAAAACGTAACTTTGAATTTGCGGCTACCTCCAGCTACCTGCCGGTAAAAAAAGAAGCCAATACCGAAAAAGCTGTTGAAAAGGCAATGAAGGATGAGAAAAATGAGGATATTAAAGACACAGTTATGACAGCGGTCAAAACAGTCAATAATAACAAAATGTACACTCCGAAAGCCGCAAAGAATGGAAGCCAGATCAGAAATATTTTAGAAACATGTCTGTCTGACAAAGCCGATCAGGACAGAAAAGCTGTGGAGAAAGCCATAAAGGGCGGCATGTCCTATGAAGCTGCGGTGAAAAAATATAACACAGATCAGAATTTTGAACAGTGGTATGAAAAAACATTAAAGGAATTAAAAACATTGGAAGGCTGA
- a CDS encoding Maf family protein encodes MKTLILASASPRRREILKQVGIDFTVIPSTKEEVITKQEPKDAVMELALQKAEDVAGRADGDCMVIGADTVVAMEGSILGKPEDKDDAARMLRMLSGSRHQVYTGVACICGEKKHVFYEETSVFFYPVSEDEIRCYIETGEPMDKAGAYGIQGRAARFIRGIEGDYYNVVGFPVARFLQVLKKWDEQSSRI; translated from the coding sequence ATGAAAACACTGATACTGGCATCCGCGTCTCCCAGGCGCAGGGAGATACTGAAGCAGGTAGGAATCGATTTCACGGTGATTCCGAGCACGAAAGAGGAAGTGATTACAAAACAGGAGCCGAAAGACGCGGTGATGGAGCTGGCTCTTCAAAAAGCGGAAGATGTAGCGGGCCGTGCTGACGGAGACTGTATGGTCATAGGCGCTGATACCGTAGTCGCCATGGAAGGCAGTATACTCGGAAAGCCTGAGGATAAGGATGATGCTGCCCGGATGCTTCGCATGCTCAGCGGAAGCAGACATCAGGTGTATACAGGTGTTGCGTGCATCTGCGGGGAAAAGAAGCATGTTTTTTATGAAGAGACATCCGTTTTTTTCTATCCGGTCTCAGAAGATGAGATCAGATGCTATATCGAGACGGGAGAACCGATGGATAAGGCCGGAGCGTATGGGATTCAGGGCAGAGCGGCCCGCTTCATACGGGGAATTGAAGGAGACTATTACAATGTAGTAGGATTTCCTGTAGCCAGATTTCTTCAGGTATTAAAAAAATGGGATGAGCAAAGCAGCCGGATATAA
- a CDS encoding DEAD/DEAH box helicase family protein yields MNSYDHILKFKGAWRPYQERILDRADTYLKDGKIHIVAPPGSGKTTLGIELIRRLGRPCLILSPSAVIRQQWLERVKEAFIQKDDQSLLSDDIHAPALITSVTYQALHFGMEQINGPKSVFEAEQEDSKVFNLINAVKAAEIGTICLDECHHLRSEWWKSLEKFMMKMENVCVVSLTATPPYDSTSAQWERYIGLCGEIDEEIIVPELVQDHSLCPHQDYVYFNYPTEDEKAQIDAFRGEVRKVFQEMTADESFAAVAASRKGIMDPDQSADELLEKPAYLVSVLTFLEAKGIPYPKKWLKVLGIKRLPEFDISRLEQLLQGILFDDTGSYDADAGYISGLIQSLKRRKCIERRRVSLCANESIEKLLTNSRGKLKSIREIAAAEYESMGKGLNLLILTDYIRREYEKAVGDPDRPADKIGAVPLFEMLRRELEAEIRLGVVCGELMILPSEASEFLTDTAKRILGDSSKLQLEEMKNRSGTALGYAKVTVRGKKQNMVRIATEAFEAGYVQILIGTKSLLGEGWDSPCINSLILASFVGSFVLSNQMRGRAVRIMPGNPEKTSNIWHLVCLDTTNRQTRVSRLMGTGEAELSDDFAMLSRRMKGILGISYTEDIIENGMERLDLAENHYTEKEVKRINEEMKKRAKDREGLQKKWERAAVVFDKMEITDECVMDKSVLKPGAGFFNLIGFELLAVIIQTCNLILYTGAFSTEGLVPLLFSAAATSLFVLLTIRCGTGIVRLLTPLKRLNAIGTGIRSALIQKGQISSDTKVVTEEKGLFYFVYLRGGTVREKDLFSACVDEFLGEIDNQRYLLYEKRSWNKMQSYFSVPGIFAKTRQDAGAFAQAMRKSIGNYKLVYTRNEEGRKILLKGRRHAYANQANNAEARLCGRKKKVKGALE; encoded by the coding sequence ATGAATTCTTATGATCATATTTTAAAATTCAAAGGAGCATGGCGCCCTTATCAAGAAAGGATTTTAGACCGTGCAGATACTTATTTGAAGGACGGGAAAATACATATTGTAGCACCGCCTGGCTCTGGTAAGACCACCCTTGGAATTGAGCTGATCCGGCGTCTGGGCAGGCCGTGTCTCATCCTGTCTCCTTCTGCAGTAATCCGGCAGCAATGGCTGGAACGTGTAAAAGAGGCTTTTATCCAAAAAGACGATCAAAGTCTGCTTTCAGATGACATACACGCACCGGCTCTGATAACGTCTGTCACATATCAGGCACTCCATTTCGGAATGGAACAAATTAACGGGCCGAAGTCCGTTTTTGAAGCGGAACAGGAGGACTCTAAAGTATTTAATCTTATAAATGCTGTCAAAGCAGCAGAAATCGGGACCATCTGTCTTGATGAGTGTCATCATCTCCGCAGCGAGTGGTGGAAATCATTAGAAAAATTTATGATGAAGATGGAAAATGTTTGTGTCGTTTCCCTGACGGCTACACCGCCTTATGATTCTACATCGGCTCAGTGGGAGCGGTATATTGGACTTTGCGGGGAGATTGATGAGGAGATCATTGTGCCGGAGCTGGTGCAGGACCACAGCCTGTGCCCGCATCAGGATTATGTGTATTTTAATTACCCGACAGAGGATGAAAAAGCCCAGATAGATGCATTTCGCGGGGAGGTCCGCAAGGTGTTTCAGGAAATGACTGCAGATGAAAGTTTTGCGGCTGTTGCTGCCTCGCGAAAGGGGATTATGGATCCGGATCAGTCTGCAGATGAACTGCTGGAAAAACCTGCGTATCTTGTCTCGGTCCTGACATTTCTGGAGGCTAAGGGAATTCCTTATCCAAAAAAATGGCTTAAGGTATTGGGAATAAAGCGTCTGCCGGAGTTTGATATCTCAAGGCTGGAACAGCTGCTTCAGGGAATTTTGTTCGATGACACTGGCAGCTATGATGCAGATGCCGGTTACATCAGCGGTTTAATCCAGAGTTTAAAGCGCAGAAAATGTATAGAGCGCAGAAGAGTATCGCTGTGTGCCAATGAATCTATAGAAAAACTGCTGACTAACAGCAGGGGAAAGCTGAAAAGTATCAGGGAGATTGCAGCGGCTGAATATGAATCTATGGGAAAAGGGCTGAATCTTTTGATCCTGACGGATTATATCAGGAGAGAATATGAGAAGGCTGTAGGAGATCCAGACCGTCCAGCTGATAAAATAGGGGCAGTACCGCTGTTCGAGATGCTGCGCAGAGAATTGGAAGCAGAGATAAGACTCGGAGTTGTATGCGGAGAACTGATGATTCTGCCGTCTGAAGCATCAGAGTTTTTAACGGATACGGCAAAGAGAATTCTGGGAGACAGCAGCAAGTTGCAGCTTGAGGAGATGAAGAACAGATCAGGGACGGCTTTGGGATATGCAAAAGTTACTGTCCGCGGGAAAAAACAGAATATGGTCCGGATTGCAACCGAGGCTTTTGAAGCCGGCTATGTACAGATTTTGATCGGGACAAAGTCACTTTTAGGAGAGGGATGGGATTCTCCTTGTATTAACTCTTTGATTCTGGCAAGCTTTGTCGGTTCCTTTGTACTGAGCAACCAGATGAGAGGGAGGGCTGTCAGGATTATGCCAGGAAATCCGGAAAAGACAAGTAACATCTGGCATTTGGTGTGCCTTGATACTACCAACAGACAGACCAGAGTCAGCCGGCTGATGGGAACGGGGGAGGCAGAATTGTCCGATGATTTTGCCATGCTGTCCAGGAGGATGAAAGGAATTTTAGGCATCAGTTATACAGAAGATATCATTGAAAACGGCATGGAACGACTTGATCTCGCCGAAAATCACTATACAGAAAAAGAAGTGAAAAGAATCAATGAAGAGATGAAAAAAAGAGCCAAAGACAGAGAAGGTCTGCAAAAGAAGTGGGAACGGGCCGCCGTTGTCTTCGATAAAATGGAAATTACCGACGAATGTGTGATGGACAAATCAGTTTTGAAGCCGGGGGCTGGTTTTTTTAATCTGATCGGTTTTGAGCTGCTTGCGGTGATTATTCAAACATGCAATCTTATTCTATACACTGGAGCGTTCAGCACAGAGGGGCTGGTTCCGCTTTTGTTCTCGGCAGCAGCTACGAGTTTATTTGTACTGCTGACGATCCGCTGCGGCACAGGAATTGTCAGGCTGCTGACACCTCTGAAACGGTTAAATGCGATTGGGACAGGGATCAGATCAGCATTGATTCAAAAGGGTCAAATCTCTTCTGATACCAAAGTTGTGACAGAAGAAAAGGGATTATTTTATTTTGTTTATCTGAGGGGAGGGACAGTGAGGGAAAAGGATCTATTTTCTGCATGTGTAGACGAGTTTTTGGGAGAGATTGATAATCAGAGATATCTCCTGTATGAAAAAAGGAGCTGGAACAAGATGCAGAGTTATTTCAGTGTTCCGGGCATCTTTGCGAAGACCAGACAAGATGCCGGGGCCTTTGCACAAGCTATGAGAAAAAGCATAGGAAATTACAAATTAGTCTATACAAGAAATGAAGAAGGGCGAAAGATTCTTTTAAAAGGGAGAAGACATGCATACGCAAATCAGGCAAACAATGCGGAAGCCAGGCTCTGCGGGCGCAAAAAGAAAGTAAAAGGAGCACTGGAATAA
- the pdxS gene encoding pyridoxal 5'-phosphate synthase lyase subunit PdxS, translating to MENERYQLNKQLAQMLKGGVIMDVTTPDQAKTAEEAGACAVMALERIPADIRAAGGVSRMSDPKMIREIQEAVSIPVMAKVRIGHFAEAQILEAVEIDYIDESEVLSPADDVYHIDKTKFKVPFVCGAKDLGEALRRISEGAAMIRTKGEPGTGDVVQAVRHMRMLNRDIRRIASMAEDELFDEAKKLGVPYELVLKVHEDGRLPVVNFAAGGVATPADAALMMQLGAEGVFVGSGIFKSGDPKKRARSIVKAVTNFRDPKILAELSTDLGGAMVGINEDEIQLLMAERGQ from the coding sequence ATGGAAAATGAGCGTTACCAGTTAAATAAACAGTTGGCACAGATGTTAAAAGGGGGAGTCATTATGGATGTGACGACTCCGGATCAGGCGAAAACGGCAGAGGAGGCCGGGGCCTGTGCAGTCATGGCATTGGAAAGGATTCCGGCAGACATCCGCGCAGCCGGAGGCGTGTCCAGAATGAGTGATCCGAAAATGATCAGAGAAATCCAGGAGGCAGTATCCATCCCGGTGATGGCGAAGGTAAGAATCGGGCATTTCGCGGAGGCACAGATACTGGAGGCGGTTGAGATCGATTACATAGATGAGAGCGAAGTGCTCTCGCCCGCCGACGATGTTTACCACATCGATAAAACAAAATTTAAAGTTCCGTTTGTCTGCGGGGCAAAAGATCTCGGCGAGGCACTTCGGAGGATCAGCGAAGGAGCCGCTATGATACGGACTAAAGGAGAGCCAGGCACTGGAGATGTTGTTCAGGCCGTGAGGCATATGAGGATGCTGAACCGGGATATCAGACGGATTGCATCTATGGCGGAAGATGAGCTGTTTGACGAGGCAAAAAAACTCGGTGTACCTTATGAACTGGTGCTGAAAGTCCACGAAGACGGCAGGCTTCCCGTAGTTAATTTCGCAGCTGGCGGAGTGGCGACTCCGGCGGATGCGGCTCTGATGATGCAGCTTGGGGCGGAAGGAGTTTTCGTTGGCTCCGGTATCTTTAAATCGGGTGATCCAAAAAAGCGTGCACGGTCCATTGTAAAAGCTGTTACAAATTTCCGCGATCCGAAGATACTTGCTGAATTGTCCACAGACCTGGGAGGAGCCATGGTGGGGATCAATGAAGACGAGATTCAGCTTTTGATGGCAGAAAGAGGACAGTGA
- a CDS encoding alanine/glycine:cation symporter family protein yields MLTQLNNFIIWLDDVVWGIPLIVLILSVGIYLTVRLGLLQIRHLPRALKYMVKNEEGGSGEVTSFGALCTALSATIGTGNIVGVATALCAGGPGALFWMILAAFFGMATKYAEGLLAIKYRTIDEKGHVLGGPFYYIENGMGRKWRPLAKIFAFFGAGVGLFGIGTFTQVNGISGAVKNFFDPNNAHMISLFGKDYSYMVLVASVIITVCVAAVVLGGIKRIAAVSQVVVPFMAVAYVLAALSIIIFNIQEVPAAIALVVKSAFGVKAMAGGALGTMLAAMQSGIARGIFSNEAGLGSAPIAAAAAQTKEPVRQGLVSMTGTFIDTIVICTMTGLSIVISGTWNVGLEGVEVTTKAFQMGMPFPPVVPSFILMLCLVFFAFTTILGWNYYGERCLEYLTNGRMKIVMGYRYLYILAVFIGPFMTVEAVWKIADIFNALMALPNLIALAALSPVVIAETKAYFNKLKSDKE; encoded by the coding sequence ATGCTGACACAATTGAACAATTTTATTATCTGGCTTGACGATGTAGTTTGGGGGATACCGCTGATCGTCCTTATTTTATCTGTGGGAATTTATCTCACTGTGCGTTTGGGGCTTCTGCAGATCAGACATCTTCCCAGGGCGTTAAAATATATGGTGAAAAATGAGGAGGGAGGCTCCGGGGAAGTCACCAGTTTTGGTGCTCTCTGTACGGCCCTTTCTGCAACGATCGGTACCGGAAATATCGTTGGAGTAGCGACGGCGCTTTGTGCCGGGGGACCGGGAGCTTTGTTCTGGATGATCCTGGCGGCATTTTTCGGTATGGCCACCAAATATGCGGAAGGCCTTTTGGCGATCAAGTACCGGACCATCGATGAGAAGGGACACGTGCTCGGCGGGCCGTTCTATTACATAGAAAATGGTATGGGGCGCAAATGGAGGCCGCTGGCTAAGATTTTTGCTTTTTTCGGAGCGGGCGTCGGTCTGTTCGGAATCGGAACATTTACACAGGTGAACGGGATTTCCGGGGCAGTCAAGAACTTTTTTGATCCGAACAACGCTCATATGATCTCCTTGTTTGGAAAAGATTATTCCTATATGGTGCTTGTTGCCAGCGTGATCATCACGGTCTGCGTTGCGGCGGTAGTTCTCGGGGGAATCAAGAGAATTGCTGCTGTTTCCCAGGTCGTCGTACCGTTTATGGCAGTGGCCTACGTTCTTGCTGCACTGAGTATTATCATTTTTAATATACAGGAAGTACCTGCGGCGATCGCGCTTGTAGTAAAAAGTGCATTTGGTGTCAAGGCAATGGCGGGAGGAGCGCTCGGAACGATGCTGGCTGCGATGCAGTCGGGAATCGCCAGAGGTATCTTTTCCAATGAGGCGGGGCTTGGAAGTGCGCCGATCGCGGCGGCTGCTGCCCAGACAAAAGAGCCGGTGCGCCAGGGACTTGTATCCATGACAGGTACCTTTATCGATACCATTGTGATCTGTACCATGACCGGGCTCAGCATTGTCATCTCCGGTACATGGAATGTAGGGCTTGAGGGTGTGGAAGTTACTACAAAAGCGTTCCAGATGGGAATGCCGTTTCCGCCGGTCGTTCCGTCCTTTATCCTGATGCTCTGTCTGGTGTTTTTTGCATTTACTACAATTCTCGGGTGGAATTATTACGGGGAACGGTGCCTGGAATACCTTACAAACGGCAGAATGAAGATCGTGATGGGATACCGGTACCTGTATATTCTGGCTGTGTTTATCGGACCGTTTATGACGGTGGAAGCAGTATGGAAGATCGCAGATATCTTTAATGCCCTTATGGCGCTTCCGAACCTTATTGCTCTGGCAGCATTGAGTCCGGTTGTGATCGCAGAGACAAAAGCCTATTTTAACAAATTAAAATCAGATAAAGAATAA
- the pdxT gene encoding pyridoxal 5'-phosphate synthase glutaminase subunit PdxT gives MRVGVLALQGAFAEHRRKVENLGAQSFEIRGKKDLDRQMDGVILPGGESTVIGKLLRDLEMAGKLRTMILNGLPAFGTCAGLILMAQRIKGESAYLATMDITARRNAYGRQLGSFWTEESFGEEGKIPMTFIRAPYIDEAGNKVMVLASTGGKITAARQDNQLVTAFHPELDDDDTVHRYFLDMIKEA, from the coding sequence ATGAGGGTCGGGGTGCTTGCTCTTCAGGGAGCATTTGCAGAACACCGCAGGAAGGTAGAAAACTTAGGAGCCCAAAGCTTTGAAATCCGCGGGAAAAAAGATTTGGACCGTCAGATGGACGGGGTGATTCTTCCGGGCGGAGAAAGTACGGTCATAGGAAAGCTTCTGCGGGATCTTGAGATGGCCGGGAAGTTAAGAACTATGATCCTAAACGGGCTTCCGGCTTTTGGAACCTGTGCGGGCCTGATCCTGATGGCTCAAAGAATAAAAGGGGAGAGCGCTTATCTTGCGACAATGGATATCACGGCCAGGAGAAATGCCTACGGCCGCCAGCTGGGAAGCTTTTGGACAGAAGAATCGTTTGGAGAAGAAGGAAAAATTCCTATGACATTTATCCGCGCACCTTATATTGATGAAGCGGGAAACAAAGTCATGGTTTTGGCGTCAACAGGAGGGAAGATTACAGCTGCCAGACAGGACAATCAGCTGGTGACGGCTTTTCATCCCGAACTGGATGACGACGATACCGTCCACCGGTATTTCCTCGATATGATAAAAGAAGCTTAG
- a CDS encoding DNA-deoxyinosine glycosylase, with protein MEHMIHEIKPVFNDKSRILILGSFPSVKSREGQFFYHHPQNRFWKVLAASLSQSVPATVEEKTIFLLSNHIAVWDVIASCDIQGSSDSSIRNVTPNDLTNLLSLAPIRSIYTNGGTSHKLFCKHIEPSLGRSAVKLPSTSPANAAWTLERLVGVWGPAIRKGLFPGKPDSDLTDF; from the coding sequence ATGGAACACATGATACATGAAATTAAACCAGTTTTTAACGACAAATCCAGAATCCTGATCCTGGGAAGCTTCCCCTCTGTAAAATCCAGAGAAGGACAGTTTTTCTACCATCATCCTCAAAACCGCTTCTGGAAGGTGCTGGCTGCTTCCCTCTCCCAGTCTGTTCCCGCCACCGTAGAGGAGAAAACCATCTTTCTCCTGTCCAATCACATAGCGGTCTGGGACGTAATCGCATCCTGCGATATCCAGGGTTCCAGCGACAGTTCGATCCGAAACGTGACCCCCAACGACCTGACCAATCTGCTCTCCCTTGCACCGATCCGCAGCATTTACACCAACGGGGGAACTTCCCACAAATTATTCTGTAAACATATCGAACCTTCTCTGGGAAGATCCGCCGTCAAACTTCCATCTACGAGTCCGGCCAATGCGGCATGGACACTGGAACGTCTCGTGGGCGTCTGGGGCCCCGCCATCCGGAAAGGTTTATTTCCCGGAAAACCGGACAGTGATCTGACAGACTTCTGA
- a CDS encoding metallophosphoesterase: MLAVILAPFYLALNYYLYKRSLSWLTVCIHMIHPEKIRFCYRILYWITGFSLLIAFVLPQSRIQRIFKILSNYWIGIFFCALFLAAAGDLIGLFIPRKDQSILAAAGVMILAAVMIFTVYGSIHARHVATTDYEVTADKACAGRKELKVALAADLHLGYNSGLSQVKKMVKQINRGKPDLVCIAGDIFDNEFRAVKDPEKIEKELRKIQSTYGTYACWGNHDIGEKILGGFTFGTKKDPDNDREMEEFLSRSGIRLLDDKTVLIGGSFYLAGRKDPSKAGKMGEQRRNAEDLLKDCDLTKPVIVMDHEPKELKQLSEAGADLDLSGHTHDGQIFPGNLVTGMMWENSCGYKKIGNMNSVVTSGAGVWGPPLRVGTKSEVCQITVRFSGK; this comes from the coding sequence ATGCTGGCAGTGATATTGGCGCCGTTTTATCTGGCGCTGAATTATTATTTATATAAGAGGAGCCTTAGCTGGCTTACCGTATGTATTCATATGATCCATCCGGAAAAGATTCGTTTCTGTTACAGAATTCTATACTGGATCACGGGTTTTTCCCTTTTGATCGCTTTTGTACTGCCCCAGTCACGGATTCAGAGGATTTTTAAAATACTGAGCAATTACTGGATCGGTATTTTTTTCTGTGCACTTTTTCTGGCAGCGGCCGGTGATCTGATCGGACTTTTTATCCCAAGGAAAGACCAGAGTATATTGGCGGCGGCAGGAGTGATGATTCTGGCGGCGGTCATGATTTTTACGGTTTACGGCAGCATCCATGCCAGACATGTTGCTACTACCGATTATGAAGTGACGGCAGATAAAGCCTGTGCAGGCAGAAAGGAGCTTAAAGTCGCCTTAGCTGCAGATCTGCATCTAGGTTATAACAGCGGACTTTCTCAGGTGAAAAAGATGGTAAAACAGATCAATCGGGGGAAGCCTGATCTGGTCTGTATTGCAGGAGACATTTTTGACAATGAATTCAGGGCGGTAAAAGATCCGGAAAAAATAGAGAAGGAGCTTAGGAAAATACAGAGTACTTACGGCACATATGCGTGCTGGGGAAATCATGATATAGGCGAAAAAATCCTCGGAGGCTTTACATTCGGCACAAAAAAGGACCCTGACAATGACAGGGAAATGGAAGAGTTTTTGTCCCGATCGGGGATCAGGCTTTTGGACGACAAGACAGTCCTGATTGGCGGATCGTTTTATCTGGCGGGCAGGAAAGATCCGTCCAAGGCGGGGAAGATGGGAGAACAGCGCAGAAATGCAGAAGATCTCTTAAAAGATTGTGACCTGACAAAACCGGTTATCGTCATGGATCATGAGCCGAAGGAGCTGAAACAGCTGTCGGAGGCTGGCGCCGATCTGGACCTGTCCGGACATACCCACGACGGGCAGATATTTCCGGGAAATCTTGTGACCGGCATGATGTGGGAAAACTCTTGTGGTTATAAGAAGATCGGAAACATGAATTCTGTCGTCACCTCAGGCGCAGGAGTGTGGGGGCCTCCTCTGAGGGTGGGGACGAAATCAGAAGTCTGTCAGATCACTGTCCGGTTTTCCGGGAAATAA